CTACCGTCGAGCGCGATCGGCAGCACGATCGGCAGAACAGGTTCGGAGGGCGTGACGGCGAGGTTCATGGTGTGATGCGGTCTGGAATCAGGTTTTCGCAGCGTACAGCCAAATTACTTTCGATTATACTGATTATCGTAAATTTTGAGATGTTATCGTTATGTGTATAACGTAATACATAGATATACCATTATACTTTTCAACGAACCACGCCACCATCGACCACTTTCACGGTGAAATCCACCTATGAGCCGCATCAGCGACACCCGCCTGCTTACCCGCCAAGCCGCTGCCCGCCTCGTTGCAGCGGGGCGCCGCCCGCACGACCTGACCGTCGACCTGATCTACGCCGAAATCCGGCAAGGCAGCCGGACCACGATCAATGACGAGCTCAAGCTGTGGAAGGACGATCAGGCGCGCATCGATGCACTGAGCGCTGCGCTGCCGCCGACGGTTGCAAACGCGATGCTGTCTGTCTGGGCGCTCGCGGTCGAACACGGCGAACAGGTCTTCGCGCAACGCGGCGAAGAGCTCGAGACCGAAGCGACGACTGCGATACTGCGCGCTGAGTCCCTCGCGACGGCCAACGCAAGCCTTCAGGCCGAAGCCCGTACCCTGCGCGTCCAGCTTGAGGATCAGCAGACACGCCTTGCCTCGGCGCTGGCCGATCTTGCCCGTGCCCAGGCCGAGCGCGATGTCGCCACCCGGCAGAGCGAAGCCGCCACGGTCGAGCGCGATACCCTGGGTGTGCAATCGGAGCAGGCACTGCACGAGGC
Above is a window of Caballeronia sp. SBC1 DNA encoding:
- a CDS encoding DNA-binding protein, with the translated sequence MSRISDTRLLTRQAAARLVAAGRRPHDLTVDLIYAEIRQGSRTTINDELKLWKDDQARIDALSAALPPTVANAMLSVWALAVEHGEQVFAQRGEELETEATTAILRAESLATANASLQAEARTLRVQLEDQQTRLASALADLARAQAERDVATRQSEAATVERDTLGVQSEQALHEALSAHARELDDLLTARAEHESALRTEVDQATTRLEGVQKRVMMQTDEAREAQRRAEAALAKTQQRNEQLAGDVQRLSADAAEQRRHAERHEKQLASVMEEARELRRERDALAQQVASLQGELKTRRESSPARTTRRPR